The following proteins are encoded in a genomic region of Pseudorca crassidens isolate mPseCra1 chromosome 5, mPseCra1.hap1, whole genome shotgun sequence:
- the LOC137224375 gene encoding LOW QUALITY PROTEIN: 52 kDa repressor of the inhibitor of the protein kinase-like (The sequence of the model RefSeq protein was modified relative to this genomic sequence to represent the inferred CDS: inserted 3 bases in 2 codons; substituted 1 base at 1 genomic stop codon): MSSCLDGREADEIPEGLFTPDNFQALLECRINSGEEVLRKRFETTAANTLFCLKTQQKRMLEIREGCIHEETLREVRGSHFFSIITDDVVDIAREEHLPVLVRFVNEAHNLREEFVGFLPYAADAENLAVKFHTTITEKWGLNMEYCRGQAYIVSSGFASKXIVVASRLLEKYPQAIYTLCSSCTLNMWLVKSVPVMGVSVTLGTIGEVCSFFHPSPQLLLELDNVISVLFQNNAERDRELKEICHSQWTGKHDAFEILVDLVQALVLCLDGIKSDTNVKWNNCIAGRAFVLCSAVTDFDFIITIVVLKNVLSFTRAFGKNLQGQTSDVFFAASSLTVVLHSLNEVMENIEVYHEFWFEEATNLATKLDIQKKLPGKFRRAQHSNLESQLTSESYYKETLSVPTVEHIIQKLKEIFSEQHLKALKCLSLVSSVMGQLRFNTSEEHHADMYRSGLHNPDTLSAELHCWRIKWKHKGKDIELPSTIYEALHLPDIKFFPNVYALLKVLCILPVMKVENECYENGXKRCKAYPRNTLTDQSSSNLALLNINFDIKHDLDLVVDTYIKLYXKSELPTDNSETIENT; encoded by the exons ATGTCTTCATGTCTGGATGGACGTGAAGCTGATGAAATCCCAGAAGGTCTCTTTACTCCTGATAACTTTCAAGCACTGCTGGAGTGCCGGATCAATTCTGGTGAAGAGGTTCTGAGAAAGCGCTTTGAGACAACAGCAGCTAACACACTGTTCTGTTTGAAAACACAGCAGAAACGGATGCTAGAGATCAGGGAGGGCTGCATTCATGAAGAAACCCTCAGGGAAGTGAGAGGCTCTCACTTCTTTTCCATCATCACTGACGATGTGGTGGACATAGCAAGGGAAGAGCACCTGCCTGTGTTGGTGAGGTTTGTTAATGAAGCTCACAACCTGAGAGAGGAATTTGTGGGCTTCCTGCCTTATGCAGCTGATGCAGAAAATTTGGCTGTGAAATTTCACACTACGATAACTGAGAAGTGGGGATTAAACATGGAGTACTGTCGTGGCCAGGCTTACATTGTGTCCAGTGGATTTGCTTCCAA GATAGTTGTTGCTTCTAGACTTTTAGAGAAATACCCCCAAGCTATCTACACACTGTGCTCTTCCTGTACCTTAAATATGTGGTTGGTAAAATCAGTGCCTGTTATGGGAGTATCTGTCACACTAGGAACAATTGGGGAAGTTTGTTCTTTCTTCCATCCATCACCACAATTGCTTTTAGAACTTGACAATGTAATTTCTGTCCTCTTTCAGAACAAtgcagaaagggacagagaactgAAGGAAATTTGCCATTCTCAGTGGACAGGCAAGCATGATGCTTTTGAAATCTTAGTGGACCTCGTACAAGCACTGGTTTTATGTTTAGATGGTATAAAGAGTGACACAAATGTTAAATGGAATAACTGTATAGCTGGCCGAGCATTTGTCCTCTGTAGTGCGGTAACAGATTTTGATTTCATCATTACCATTGTTGTTCTTAAAAATGTTCTATCTTTCACAAGAGCCTTTGGGAAAAATCTTCAGGGGCAAACCTCTGATGTCTTCTTTGCAGCCAGTAGTTTGACTGTAGTGCTGCATTCACTAAATGAAGTGATGGAAAATATCGAAGTTTATCATGAGTTTTGGTTTGAGGAAGCCACAAATTTGGCAACTAAACTTGATATTCAGAAGAAACTCCCAGGGAAATTTCGCAGAGCTCAGCACAGTAACCTGGAATCTCAGCTAACCTCTGAGAGTTACTATAAAGAAACTCTAAGTGTTCCAACAGTGGAACACATTATtcagaaactgaaagaaatattCTCAGAACAGCACCTCAAAGCTCTTAAATGCTTATCTCTAGTATCCTCTGTCATGGGACAGCTCAGATTCAATACATCAGAGGAGCATCATGCTGACATGTACAGAAGTGGTTTACATAATCCTGACACGCTGTCTGCTGAGCTGCATTGTTGGAGAATCAAGTGGAAACACAAAGGGAAAGATATAGAACTTCCATCCACTATTTATGAAGCCCTTCATCTGCCAGACATCAAGTTTTTTCCTAATGTTTATGCATTGCTGAAGGTCCTATGCATTCTTCCTGTGATGAAGGTTGAGAATGAATGCTATGAAAATGGGTGAAAACGTTGCAAAGCATACCCGAGGAACACTTTGACAGACCAAAGTTCAAGTAACTTGGCTTTGCTTAacataaattttgatataaaaCACGATTTGGATTTAGTGGTGGATACATACATCAAACTCT ACAAGTCAGAGCTTCCTACAGATAATTCAGAAACCATTGAAAATACCTAA